The following nucleotide sequence is from Rubrobacter radiotolerans DSM 5868.
AGCGCTCCTTCCTCGTAAACTCCGGGGCCGAGGCGGTCGAGAACGCGGTCAAGATCAGCCGCGCCTACAACCGCAAGCCGGGCGTTCTTGCCTTCGAGAACGGCTTTCACGGAAGGACGCTCCTCGCCGCGACCCTGACGGCGAAGGCGAACCCCTACAAGCAGAGCTTCGGACCGTTCGCTCCGGAGGTCTACCGCGTCCCCGCGCCGTACCCGTACCGCTACCCGGAGGACTGGTTCCGCTCGTTCAAGCGCGCGCTCGCGAACATCGACGTAACGAGCATAGGGTGCGCGATCGTCGAGCCGGTGCAGGGCGAGGGCGGCTTCCATCCCTGGCCGAAGGAGGACCTGGAGAAGCTCGCCGCCTGGTGCCGGGAGATGGAGATCGTCCTTATCGTGGACGAGGTCCAGAGCGGCTTCGGCCGGACGGGAAAGATGTTCGCCATCGAGCACTTCGACGTCGAGCCGGACATCGTGACGACCGCCAAGAGCATGGGCGGCGGGATGCCGATAAGTGGCGTAACGGGGCGAGCGGAGATCATGGACAGCGTCCACCCCGGAGGCATCGGCACGACCTACGGCGGCAACCCGGTCTCCTGCGTGGCGGCGCTCGCCGTTATCGAGGCCTACGAGGAGGACGACCTCCTCGGGAGGGCCGAGGCGCTCGGCGAGCGGCTCCTCTCGGGACTCAAGGAGATACAGCGCGAGAACCCCGGCTTCGTCGGTGAGGCGCGCGGCCTCGGCCCGATGGCCGGTCTTGAGTTCGTGAAGGATGCGCAGACGAAGGAGCCCGACGCGGACGGCACGAAGCAGGTCGTCGCGAACGCGCTTCAGGAGGGGCTGATGCTGCTCACGGCCGGAGGTTACGGGAACGTGATCCGCACCCTCATGCCGCTCGTCATAACCGACGACCAGCTCGATGAGGGGCTCGCCATCCTCTCACGCGCCGTCGCGGAAGCCGCCGGAAAGTAGCTCCGGGACAGCCAACAAAAGAGCGGGGCGGCGAACTCTGCGCGGCCCCGCTCTTTTCTGCGGCTGAACCGATCGGGTTCAGTCCTCTTCGGCGTCCTCGGCCTCCTCGCCGCCGCTCTCGCCGTCCTCCATCATCTCCTGATCCCCGCCTCCGCCGTTGTCCTCCTCGCCCCCGCCAAGAGCACACCCGCCGAGCGTGAGGCTCAGCGCAAAGAGCAGGCCGAGCAGCATCGCGGTCCACCTGCGAAAACCCGTTGTCCCGGACATAGTCCTCCATTCGCTAACTTTTCCGGGCGAGTCTACCCGGAAGCGGCGTAGTTATCTCAAACGTGTCAGCAAGTAGCGCGCCCGAAAGACATCAAGTATGCATTGTACAGGCGAGGCATGGACCCTAGGATTCTTATGCAAGACAGGTCGAGCGCGGCGAAAGCGTGCGGGGAAGGGGTAGAGATGGCTCAGGCTGGTACGGCTCAGTCGAAGGGACTGGGGTTCAGGGTAAGGGTTCAGAGGTTCGGCAGTTACCTGAGCGGGATGGTGATGCCGAACATCGGGGCGTTTATCGCGTGGGGTCTTATCACGGCGATGTTCATTCCGACGGGCTGGATCCCGAACGAGACGCTCGCGCAGCTCGTGGACCCGATGATCCTCTACCTGCTGCCGCTCCTTATCGGTTATACGGGCGGGAGGATCGTGCACGACGTGCGCGGCGGCGTGGTCGGCGCGATAGCCACGATCGGGGTGATCGTCGGCTCCGACATCCCGATGTTCCTGGGTGCGCTCGTCATGGGTCCGCTCGGCGGATACATCATAAAGCAGTTCGACCGCCTCACGGCGCACCGGGTCCGGCAGGGCTTTGAGATGCTCGTCAACAACTTCTCGGCCGGGATCATCGGCGGGGCGCTGGCGATCGCGGGTCTTCTCGGCATCGGTCCGGTCGTCTCGGCGATCAGCAATGCCCTCGGCGCTGCGGTGAACGCGCTTATAGGCGTCGGGCTCCTGCCGCTCGTCAGCGTATTTGTCGAGCCGGCGAAGATCCTCTTTCTCAACAACGCCATAAACCACGGCATCCTCACTCCGATCGCGGTCGAGCAGGCCCGCGAGACGGGACAGTCGATTCTCTTTCTTGTCGAGACGAACCCGGGGCCGGGGCTTGGCATCCTGCTCGCCTACTGGGTCTTTGGCAGCGGTCTCGCGCGGGCCTCTGCGCCGGGGGCGATCATTATCCAGTTCCTCGGCGGAATCCATGAGATCTACTTCCCCTACGTCCTCATGAAGCCGCTCCTCGTGTTTGCGGCGATCGCGGGCGGAGCGAGCGGGCTGTTCGTCGAGGTCCTCTTCGGCGTCGGGCTTGCGGCGACGCCTTCTCCGGGAAGCATCTTCGCGATCCTCGCCCTCACGCCGCAGGGCAACCACCTCGGGGTGATCCTGGGCGTCCTCACGGCTGCTACGGTCTCGTTCCTTGTGGCCTCGTTGATCCTGCGGGCCTCTCCGGTGCGGGAGGGTGACGAGAACAGCCTCGTCGCTGCGACCTCGCAGATGCAGGACATGAAGGGCAAGAGGAGCGCGGCGGCCGACAGCCTTGTCGGCGCGGGTG
It contains:
- the gabT gene encoding 4-aminobutyrate--2-oxoglutarate transaminase yields the protein MLKSTQIKTEVPGPKSRELQERRKKAISSGLGTAIPIWAAEAEGALVTDVDGNVFIDFGGGIGVLNAGHNHPKVVRAVKEQAEKLIHSCYYATQYEPYLLLAEKLNEIVPGSYEKRSFLVNSGAEAVENAVKISRAYNRKPGVLAFENGFHGRTLLAATLTAKANPYKQSFGPFAPEVYRVPAPYPYRYPEDWFRSFKRALANIDVTSIGCAIVEPVQGEGGFHPWPKEDLEKLAAWCREMEIVLIVDEVQSGFGRTGKMFAIEHFDVEPDIVTTAKSMGGGMPISGVTGRAEIMDSVHPGGIGTTYGGNPVSCVAALAVIEAYEEDDLLGRAEALGERLLSGLKEIQRENPGFVGEARGLGPMAGLEFVKDAQTKEPDADGTKQVVANALQEGLMLLTAGGYGNVIRTLMPLVITDDQLDEGLAILSRAVAEAAGK
- a CDS encoding PTS mannitol-specific transporter subunit IIBC; this translates as MAQAGTAQSKGLGFRVRVQRFGSYLSGMVMPNIGAFIAWGLITAMFIPTGWIPNETLAQLVDPMILYLLPLLIGYTGGRIVHDVRGGVVGAIATIGVIVGSDIPMFLGALVMGPLGGYIIKQFDRLTAHRVRQGFEMLVNNFSAGIIGGALAIAGLLGIGPVVSAISNALGAAVNALIGVGLLPLVSVFVEPAKILFLNNAINHGILTPIAVEQARETGQSILFLVETNPGPGLGILLAYWVFGSGLARASAPGAIIIQFLGGIHEIYFPYVLMKPLLVFAAIAGGASGLFVEVLFGVGLAATPSPGSIFAILALTPQGNHLGVILGVLTAATVSFLVASLILRASPVREGDENSLVAATSQMQDMKGKRSAAADSLVGAGAGGPVDGDSGAGKVRNASHVVFACDAGMGSSAMGASLLRKKVNDAGLDVEVSNVSIANLDPGAEVVVTHKDLTDRAREKAPGAAHVSVDNFLNSPKYDELVEELKKGRDGSVAGSGNGSGNGHHDDYSDVRKVIFACDAGMGSSAMGASLLKKKAKDANLDDVEIRNTSINDLPNDADVVVTHKDLTERARAKLPGARHVSVDNFLNSPKYDELVERIHSSRARS